In one window of Deltaproteobacteria bacterium DNA:
- the prfB gene encoding peptide chain release factor 2 (programmed frameshift) codes for MWNEIPDKVSNLEKRIQTLRGHLDLDPKIARLQQIEQETLKPDFWNDNENAQKILKERTSIKSALDFWESLKSEVEEAKGYFELAQEEKDEETLREVYARLTRAEKEIQAAEFKHMLGGENDPNNAIVSIHSGAGGTEAQDWSEILLRMYLRWAERKGFQTEIIDYLPGEEAGVKSVTFTVNGEYAYGYLKAESGIHRLVRISPFDAGKRRHTSFSSVFIYPEIKEDIVVEINEDDLRVDTYRSSGAGGQHVNKTDSAVRLTHLPTGLVVQCQNERSQHKNKAMAMKVLKARLYELKRKEQDEKMEQFHSTKKDMAWGSQIRSYTLQPYRLVKDHRTNLEVGNVDAVLDGDLDPFIEAYLMQKTA; via the exons AGGTTTCCAATCTTGAAAAGAGGATTCAAACCCTCCGAGGTCATCTT GACTTAGATCCCAAGATTGCCCGCCTTCAGCAGATCGAACAAGAGACCCTCAAACCAGATTTTTGGAATGACAATGAAAATGCCCAAAAAATCCTCAAAGAGAGGACGTCCATCAAGTCCGCTTTGGATTTCTGGGAAAGCCTGAAGTCTGAGGTTGAGGAAGCCAAGGGATACTTTGAGTTAGCCCAGGAAGAAAAAGATGAAGAGACCCTGCGGGAAGTTTATGCCCGGCTTACCCGGGCCGAAAAAGAAATCCAGGCCGCAGAGTTCAAGCACATGCTGGGGGGAGAAAACGATCCCAACAATGCCATCGTTTCCATCCACTCGGGTGCCGGGGGAACGGAAGCCCAGGATTGGTCAGAAATACTCCTGCGCATGTACCTGCGATGGGCTGAGCGGAAAGGTTTCCAGACCGAGATCATCGACTACCTCCCGGGTGAAGAAGCAGGGGTGAAAAGCGTAACCTTTACCGTCAATGGCGAATATGCCTACGGCTATCTGAAAGCCGAATCCGGCATTCACCGCCTGGTACGCATATCTCCCTTTGACGCCGGGAAACGTCGCCATACCTCCTTTTCTTCGGTTTTTATCTACCCGGAAATCAAGGAGGATATCGTCGTTGAAATAAACGAAGATGACTTACGCGTAGACACATACCGCTCCAGCGGAGCGGGTGGTCAACACGTCAACAAAACTGACTCGGCGGTTCGCCTCACCCACCTGCCCACGGGGCTTGTGGTTCAGTGCCAGAATGAGCGCTCCCAGCACAAAAACAAGGCCATGGCCATGAAAGTGCTTAAAGCCCGCCTTTACGAGTTGAAAAGAAAAGAGCAGGACGAGAAGATGGAACAATTCCACAGCACGAAAAAGGACATGGCCTGGGGGAGCCAAATCCGCTCGTACACCCTCCAACCTTATCGGCTGGTCAAGGATCACCGTACCAACTTGGAAGTGGGGAATGTGGACGCGGTATTGGATGGCGACCTGGACCCATTCATTGAAGCTTATCTGATGCAAAAGACAGCCTGA